In Erigeron canadensis isolate Cc75 chromosome 7, C_canadensis_v1, whole genome shotgun sequence, one DNA window encodes the following:
- the LOC122607064 gene encoding delta-9 acyl-lipid desaturase 1-like — protein MSLESSNDQPNSLQTNNHTTSDRNRHKKTTHMLLLDEKRRGGYWFRKWDSLDIRTVSWLIATHVLACCAPFMFDWGALRVAGHITLLSGIGISLGYHRLLTHHSLKIPKWLEYFFAYCGAHAGLRDPIFWVSIHKNHHKYSDTDRDPHSPVEGFWFSHIGWLCYNDYSASKCGESRSGEFSNVPELKAQWFYRFLHETYMGHLLGLSALLYLYGGLPYLAWGMGMRIVASFHVSLGIASICHSWGERPWNTPDTSTNNWLLALLTFGEGWHNNHHAFPKSARAGLEWWQLDTTWLVIRFLELVGLATNVKSPTQDEKRKKALLFSSKPPTKKEDSLWTWIKMVKPTSGFHFGSN, from the exons ATGTCACTCGAGTCAAGTAATGACCAACCCAACTCTCTGCAAACAAACAACCACACAACTAGCGACCGTAATCGTCATAAAAAAACAACCCATATGCTATTGTTGGATGAGAAGAGGAGGGGAGGATATTGGTTTCGAAAATGGGATTCATTAGACATACGTACCGTTTCATGGCTCATCGCGACACATGTATTGGCTTGTTGCGCTCCTTTCATGTTTGATTGGGGCGCATTGAGAGTTGCCGGGCACATAACTTTGTTAAGTGGGATTGGTATAAGTTTAGGATATCATAGACTTCTTACTCACCATAGTTTAAAGATCCCCAAATGGCTTGAGTATTTCTTTGCCTATTGTGGTGCTCATGCTGGCTTG AGGGATCCAATATTTTGGGTGAGCATACACAAGAACCACCATAAGTATTCTGATACAGATAGAGACCCTCATTCACCGGTCGAAGGATTTTGGTTTAGTCATATAGGTTGGTTATGCTACAATGACTATAGTGCTTCAAAG TGTGGAGAATCAAGAAGCGGAGAATTCTCAAATGTACCTGAGCTAAAGGCACAATGGTTTTATAGGTTTCTTCATGAAACTTATATGGGGCATTTGCTAGGGCTTTCAGCACTACTCTATCTCTATGGAGGCCTCCCTTACTTGGCTTGGGGAATG GGTATGCGAATAGTGGCATCATTCCACGTGTCGCTTGGCATAGCATCTATATGCCATTCGTGGGGCGAGAGGCCTTGGAACACCCCTGATACGTCAACAAATAACTG GTTGTTAGCACTACTAACTTTTGGTGAGGGTTGGCATAACAACCACCATGCTTTCCCAAAATCGGCTCGAGCCGGATTGGAATGGTGGCAATTGGACACAACATGGCTGGTGATAAGGTTTCTTGAATTAGTTGGATTGGCTACAAATGTTAAGTCACCAACTCaagatgagaaaagaaaaaaagcatTGTTGTTTAGCTCCAAACCTCCAACCAAAAAAGAGGACTCACTTTGGACTTGGATCAAGATGGTTAAGCCAACTAGTGGTTTTCATTTCGGTTCCAATTAG
- the LOC122606715 gene encoding D-glycerate 3-kinase, chloroplastic, with protein sequence MAVFMDVFHRPIKPLLTSSLPSISAAHDRNSNRILPQLPLHSSFKSGHGCSWMQDNSSYKDIVANNDRRPGPLHSVFPTKPAEVSSVKDLFEFICSGPLIDKLGFTPEMIAESIDKWLENGSHVCKLFKLNDLYLTTPQKARIYHYYIPVYLWCDQQISDHRSAFKDGDDIPPLVIGFSAPQGCGKTTLVFALDYLFQTSGRKSATISIDDFYLTYDNQAKLRENNPGNALLEFRGNAGSHDLSLSVETLTALGKLTKEGMKMKLPRYDKSAYNGRGDRADPSTWPEVEGPLTVVLFEGWMLGFKPVPAEVVKAVDPQLEIVNKNLETYYDAWDKFVKSWIIIKIKDPSCVYQWRLQAEIQMREAGKPGMTDEEVMDFVSRYLPAYNAYLPTLYTEGPKGSDSKRTLLVEIDEGRNPILAG encoded by the exons ATGGCGGTTTTTATGGATGTATTTCACCGGCCAATTAAACCATTACTCACGTCATCTTTGCCGTCAATTTCCGCCGCACATGATCGGAATTCTAACCGCATTCTTCCTCAACTGCCTCTCCATTCCTCTTTCAAATCAG GGCATGGATGTTCATGGATGCAAGACAACTCAAGCTATAAGGATATTGTAGCCAATAATGACAGGAGGCCTGGTCCATTACATTCAGTATTTCCAACTAAACCTGCAGAAGTTTCCTCTGTGAAGGATCTCTTTGAATTTATCTGCTCAGGTCCCCTTATAGACAAACTTGGGTTCACCCCAGAGATGATAGCAGAATCTATAGACAAGTGGTTAGAAAATGGATCTCACGTGTGTAAATTGTTTAAGCTCAATGATCTATACCTGACCACACCTCAGAAAGCTAGAATCTATCACTATTATATCCCTGTGTACTTGTGGTGTGACCAGCAGATATCCGATCATAGGTCCGCTTTCAAAGATGGAGATGACATCCCTCCATTGGTG ATTGGCTTTAGTGCTCCACAAGGTTGTGGGAAGACTACCCTTGTTTTCGCTCTAGACTATCTTTTTCAAACTTCTGGGAG GAAGTCTGCAACTATTTCCATAGACGACTTCTATTTAACATATGATAATCAG gcTAAACTGAGGGAAAACAATCCCGGGAATGCTCTATTAGAG TTCCGCGGAAATGCTGGAAGTCATGATCTTTCTCTGTCTGTTGAAACACTAACAGCTCTGGGCAAATTGACCAAAGAAG GTATGAAGATGAAGCTACCAAGATATGATAAA TCTGCGTACAATGGTAGAGGTGATAGAGCCGATCCTTCAACATGGCCTGAAGTTGAAGGACCTTTAACA GTAGTTCTTTTTGAGGGTTGGATGCTTGGTTTTAAGCCTGTTCCTGCCGAAGTGGTCAAAGCTGTTGATCCACAG CTAGAAATAGTGAACAAAAATCTGGAGACTTATTATGATGCATGGGATAAGTTCGTGAAATCATGgattattatcaaaattaaagACCCAAGTTGTGTCTACCAATGGCGGTTACAG GCAGAGATTCAAATGCGAGAAGCTGGAAAACCAGGGATGACTGATGAGGAG GTGATGGATTTTGTGTCAAGATATTTGCCGGCGTACAACGCCTACCTCCCTACATTATACACTGAAGGACCAAAGGGATCCGACTCTAAACGCACCCTCCTTGTTGAAATTGATGAAGGAAGAAATCCAATCCTTGCTGGCTAG